ATTATTTCAATACCTAGACAAGCTTTTTCTTCATATTTGTACAAAGTCCCTTTATTACTTTGATAAAATATTACTGCCTTCTTTAAGCTTATTTCATTTGGACCGACAGCATATTGTAGCACATTTAATATTGAATCTTTTTCAATTTGTTCAACGCGCTGTATATTCATACTTTCATCCCTTTCTATGAAAAAAGACTAGCTCTTAATAAAAAGAGCTAATCTCATTACGCCGTTATTTTTTCTTCTTTTTTTACAACGACAGCCACATAACTATGAAGTATCATTCCAATAATAACGAGACTCATACCAATCCAAGATAATGATGACGGAATTGGTGCAGATAACCAGATCAGCTCTCCTACTAGCGCAAATAAAACTTCACCAGACTGCGTCGCTTCCACTGTTGCTAATTTTTGCGGATCATCTTTCACAAGATCTGTCGCAAAGAAAAATAATACTGTCGCGATTAACCCAGAGCTAACTGCTACAATAAAACATTGAAAAACTTGGCTACTTGACGGTAATCCGCCAGTTGATACTTCGTAACCAGATAATAAAAACCAAAATGGTAAACTTGCTAATGTCATACCGAGTATTCGCTGAAATACATCTAATTCCCCTTTACAAACTTGCATCATTTTTCTATTTCCAAGAGGATACGCAAGTGCTGCAATAACTACAGGAACTACACATAAAATAGTTTCACGAATACCTAATGAAGAAGCATGTTCTACTTGCATGAGAACAACACCGAATAAAATAATGCCCGACATAACTAATTCCTTCATCGGAAGTTTTTTATGTAGTGGATCCACCGCAAAAAATGGTGTTAACAAAATCCCTGCAACGATTGTAATTTGCCATGTTGATGCAACGAGCCAACCTGGTCCGAACGCTCCAGCAAAACTAAGCGGTGCATAAAAGAGACCAAATCCAACGATACTCCAAACTAACCATTCTTTCGGATTGTTTTTCATATATTGAAAGAGTTGCTTTAAGTTCCCTCTATACATAACAATAAGTAATAGCATTGGAACCATAAAATAATACCGTAATGATGCACTCCAAATCCAGCTTCCACCTTCTAAGTCCATTGCCCTGTTTAAAACAAAAGTAAAGGCAAAGAAAAATGATGCCAGTATCCCTATAACAATTGCTTTCATTGTAAAACCCCTTGTATTTAATTTTTAATCTCTATGACATATATTTTAGTATACGCGATGAAAAATCTACATACAAACTTACATTTCATTTTGGAATGATGAAGGAATTGTAGTAGATTTACATGGGAATAAAGTGCATTGATATGAAATCGAGGTCATTACATACCAAAATTTTCAAGGGGCAAAATCTACTTTAATCTCGACCCACTATACTCACCATGAAAATATACGCATCCGCTATAAAAGATGGCTACCAACTATTGCACATTCAATTTACTGGTTTTCTATTGAGAAACCAGTAAATTGAATGATAGCTTGGGAAGAAAAGCGAACGAATAAAAACAAACGCCTCCTTTAATTATTATTTAGAGGCGTTCGTTCATTCAAAAATTAAAGAATATGTAGTTTATATTCTCTGTATAATTTCCTCAATCGACTTATATGAGCTTGATGATACCGATTATGATCTGCTATATGCCATATTTCCCATCTTATTGTCGCAGTTTCCCCTTTTTCATACAAAACTTTCTCTCTTAAAAGAACAACACCATATGTTCATCATCACTATACACACCATTCATTTTTATAGCCCTTTTTTCAATTCCGTACGTTTTAAATCCCATTGATTCATATAATCGTTTTGCTGGTTCGTTCGTTGACACAACCCCTAAATTGAATTGCTCTAGCTTCATCTCTTTTGCCCTTTCAATTGCTTTACGTATTAAATCACGTGCAAGACCACTTCTTCGATTTTCAGTATCTACATACATCGCAACGATATGTCCTTTATGCTTATATGCGTCCTTTTCTTCTGTTAATAAAGTAACAACCCCAACTAAACGATTTTCATTATTAAAAGCACCAAATGTAAAACTACTGTTGGATGAAAGATTACTAGCAACGCGTTCAAGAGGTTTTTCTTGACGTACTGCTTCTTCATAAGTCGTTACAAATGCTTCTGGATTTACTTGTAATGCTTGTAAACGTAACTCCCAATATTGTTTTGCATCCGCTTTTGTAAGTAATCGAATCATTTTATCTTCCCCTTTTTAATTTACATAATATTTTTATAGGCTACTTTTTTTGATTCATACTCTTCTTTTAATATACTGTAACGATTGCGATGAATGAACTTCCCCTGTCTCAATCGATCATTTCTCATTAACCCTTCGCATACAAATCCGGCATTTTCATAACTCTTTTTAGCTTGTGTATTATCTTCATCTACACGTAACCAAATTTTCTCCAATTCAAACTGGGAAAAACCTATTTGTAACATGCTGTTTAGAGCTGCCATTCCAAATCCTTTACCCCAATAGTCTTTATTTCCAATCGCAATTCCTAGTTCTGCATTTTTATTTGTTTTATCAAAATTTTTAAGGTCTACCCATCCAATATGTATACCTGTCTCAGTAACGATTGCCCTTTGTTCATAACCATTTTTTCGGCTTATACAAGCTTCAATCCAGTTTCTCGTATCTCCACGAGTGAACGGAGGATATTGATCTGGTACAACTAAATGCTTTGTTACATTTCTATCTAATGACCATTGATAGCGATCTTCTACATCATCTAGTGTCAATTCTCTTAATTGAACATATGGTACATTCATTGTTCTCTCCCCTTTTTATTTACCAATAGAAAATCCTTCGAACACTCTTCCACCATACTGCTCTAACGTCTTTTCTATAAAATGAATTAATTCATTTTTCTCTCCCGTTTTATAAAAATGATCAAAAGCCGCTACAAATTTGTTTGCATATTGCTCATCATATCTTCTTAGCACTCTAATAAACCATTTTGAACTCCCAAGCCACATACCATTTACTCTTAATACATATTCATGTACTAAATCCGCTAATAAATTAGCTATAAACAATTCTTCTTCTCTTTTCGTTGCACCAATAAAGTCATCTAAAGTATCCGTAATAAAATATCGCTTCTGCTTAATCGTTTCTTCGGTCCATTTAGCTGGTCCTTTATGTAGTAAATCATTCGCTTCTTTTTTTAATTTCTCAACAATTTCCTGTTCCCCTTTTAATGCAATCCCTTCTGAAACTAATTGTGGTAACGACGGTCTCCCTCGATCACAATCCATTTTGAAAAAAGTTTTATATGTTTCAAAATTATGAACAAACACCTCAACAGGCCATCCATTACTATAGAAAGATTCTCTATAACAAGAAGTTAAACTGTGGTCAACTATTACAATATCAAGGTCAGATGTTTTCGTCGCTTCTCCTCGTGCAACGCTTCCGCCGAGTAAAGCTACATCACAATTCGGAAATTGTGATGTAATTATGTTTTGTGCTGCTTCGATTGGTTTCATAACCGCTCCTCTTTTCTTATTCCACTTTCTTTTTTTTAGCTCTTTCTCTCGCTTTTTTTATATAGCTTTCTGCATCTGGTGTTTTACATGATGTTGCACCGTGATCAACCTCTACTTTTCCAATTTCACTTGCAATTCCAATCGCTTGTCGCTCTAAGTCTTCATTACGAATTCCTATTGCGATTAAAGCACTATTCATCGCTTCTTTTTTTCTATTTTTTTCATTATGTATATTTTCTTTAATCTCTTCTAAGTACGGAGAGAAGAAATCATCATGTAACGTTTTATTTTTAATCGCTATATTTGCTAATAAAGACCAGCCAGCTCTTCCAATCCATTCATCATTAGACTTTGTCCACTCTTCCATTCTTTCTATTGCAATTGGCGAAGTACATATAGATGTCATAAGAACATCCATTAAACAGTAATAATCAACATCCTGAACCCAACTATTAAGCTGCTCTGTCGTTATTTTCTTCGGGTCTAAAATATAAGTTGCTAATGTCATCGCGTCCATATTTTTCGTTTCCCACAATTCAACTGCTAAATCGTGATCTTTTTTTATCATCTTTTTTAACAATTTTAAATTTGCAAAACTAACTCCAAATAACGGCTCTTTCGCTCCGTGGTTTTTATACGTTTTTCGATTTTGTTCTGTTCCATATCCTTCTAGTTGCTGCATTACTTCCTCAAGTAACATATACCCACCTCTTTATCTTTTATGTTGACTCTATATATGTATGTACGATATATTCTACATTACTTTTTGGTTTACCTATATTTATTTTTAAAATACGGTATGTGAAATTTCTAAACATTGCACAACTACACTATCAAAAAACTGTATATTTAACATGTACAGTTTTTTGATGGTAACAATTTTCCGTAGAATAAGATATAAACTACGAAAGAATTTTTAATGAGAGGTGTATTTCCAACATGTTTAGAAAACTCTTTAAAATGGTTTACTATCATACTTTTATACCTCCTTCATAAATTATGTGTATTACATTTGTTCTTAGCCAAAATCTTTCTACATTTTAATAACTCTCTCAATAAGATTTTCTTATATAGAAATCCCTACAAACGCTGTAGGGATTTTTGTATAAATCATTTTGTTACACTCTTTTTCATATGATAATAGTTTCTTTATTCAGATGCATTCATAAGCACAATTCTCCAACCATCTGGATCCTCTATTGTGGTTCCTTTCTCTATCCAATACGGGTTTTCTGGTTCCACCTCATGATAGCCCATATTACTTAATCGATTTATTATCTTTTCAATTTCATCTTTATTAGGCATATAAAAAACTAGTAAATTATCTTTTGTCGGTGCTGGACATGGACTTCCATTAACATGTGTAGTAAACTCCAAATGATACTCTTCATCTGGTAATCCAAACATAACCCCGTCATATCCTTCGTGATTGTGAAATTCTCCTATACGTTTTAGTCCTAATCCTGTTTCATAAAAACTTATCACTTCTTCAAATTTATCTGTTGGTCTTGCAATTCTAAATTGAACCCAATTCTTCATGCAAATCTCCTCCTTTTCATTTTCCAAAGCTTTATAGTAATTAGTATAGGTTACATATATTTCCTTTAACATCCCTCATTAGTGTGAGCTTCCTAAGTTGAAAGACCTATTAGTTAATAAACAATAGGTCTTTCGTATAAAATTCATATAAAACTAGTTATATAAATGTAGAGATGAAATATAAGCTATTACGTATGAAATAATTCTCCTTGCAGAGCCTTTATATACCGATCAGCAAATCTTTGTACAGCTTCATTCGCATCTTCCACCACACCATGAAATGCATTATATAGTCGGCTAAATACAAATATTCGAACCAATAATTAGAACGAAAATGAAGTGATACGAAAGTATGATTAGCCTTCTTTCGGTTTTAAGACTTTAGTCTCATTCCTATAAATTTTTTATTTCCTACTTCCAAGGTAATAGTTTTTAATTTTATTAAAACTTTCTAATATATTTAACACTTTAATCGTTAAAAGAAAGCACAAATCTTCATAAAATAAACGAATCAATTAATTTTTTGTCACAACTTTAACACAACCATACCTACTATTACACATCAGGAGGGTATTAGGTTTAAATTAAGGAGAGAGGTAATTATGCTGTATGAAGTATTTGATACGGAAGGCAGTAACAATATAAAGTTTGTTGATAAAACTAACAGGTGAATTTAATATGATAATTGAAGAGTTTGTAAAGAAAGATTAATATTGATTTCAAGCTTCATTTTAGGGGAAATAAACATTACAAACTATATGAATTAATAAGTAGCATTAAAGCAAAATTTATATCCACGAAATATTTAAATTCATATACAATTTTATACAACCACTTTTTATAAAACAAGAAAAGTGGTTGTATGTGTTAGAAAGTATTCTTTTTTACAAAATCACGCTACATATTTCATTAAACTACAACTACTCGTTTTCTTTTTTCTTCTTTTGTTCCTCAGAAGGTTCTTCTGTTGGGTCTGGTTCTTGTTCATCCTTTTTGTTTAATTCATTATTTTTTTCTTTAGCAGGATCTTGTTTGTCATTTTTTTCCTCCTGTCTTTGTTCAGAAGGTTCCTCCGTTGGATC
This genomic interval from Bacillus thuringiensis contains the following:
- a CDS encoding GNAT family N-acetyltransferase; this translates as MNVPYVQLRELTLDDVEDRYQWSLDRNVTKHLVVPDQYPPFTRGDTRNWIEACISRKNGYEQRAIVTETGIHIGWVDLKNFDKTNKNAELGIAIGNKDYWGKGFGMAALNSMLQIGFSQFELEKIWLRVDEDNTQAKKSYENAGFVCEGLMRNDRLRQGKFIHRNRYSILKEEYESKKVAYKNIM
- a CDS encoding DNA alkylation repair protein is translated as MLLEEVMQQLEGYGTEQNRKTYKNHGAKEPLFGVSFANLKLLKKMIKKDHDLAVELWETKNMDAMTLATYILDPKKITTEQLNSWVQDVDYYCLMDVLMTSICTSPIAIERMEEWTKSNDEWIGRAGWSLLANIAIKNKTLHDDFFSPYLEEIKENIHNEKNRKKEAMNSALIAIGIRNEDLERQAIGIASEIGKVEVDHGATSCKTPDAESYIKKARERAKKKKVE
- a CDS encoding nucleotidyltransferase domain-containing protein; translated protein: MKPIEAAQNIITSQFPNCDVALLGGSVARGEATKTSDLDIVIVDHSLTSCYRESFYSNGWPVEVFVHNFETYKTFFKMDCDRGRPSLPQLVSEGIALKGEQEIVEKLKKEANDLLHKGPAKWTEETIKQKRYFITDTLDDFIGATKREEELFIANLLADLVHEYVLRVNGMWLGSSKWFIRVLRRYDEQYANKFVAAFDHFYKTGEKNELIHFIEKTLEQYGGRVFEGFSIGK
- a CDS encoding VOC family protein, which translates into the protein MKNWVQFRIARPTDKFEEVISFYETGLGLKRIGEFHNHEGYDGVMFGLPDEEYHLEFTTHVNGSPCPAPTKDNLLVFYMPNKDEIEKIINRLSNMGYHEVEPENPYWIEKGTTIEDPDGWRIVLMNASE
- a CDS encoding DMT family transporter; translation: MKAIVIGILASFFFAFTFVLNRAMDLEGGSWIWSASLRYYFMVPMLLLIVMYRGNLKQLFQYMKNNPKEWLVWSIVGFGLFYAPLSFAGAFGPGWLVASTWQITIVAGILLTPFFAVDPLHKKLPMKELVMSGIILFGVVLMQVEHASSLGIRETILCVVPVVIAALAYPLGNRKMMQVCKGELDVFQRILGMTLASLPFWFLLSGYEVSTGGLPSSSQVFQCFIVAVSSGLIATVLFFFATDLVKDDPQKLATVEATQSGEVLFALVGELIWLSAPIPSSLSWIGMSLVIIGMILHSYVAVVVKKEEKITA
- a CDS encoding GNAT family N-acetyltransferase produces the protein MIRLLTKADAKQYWELRLQALQVNPEAFVTTYEEAVRQEKPLERVASNLSSNSSFTFGAFNNENRLVGVVTLLTEEKDAYKHKGHIVAMYVDTENRRSGLARDLIRKAIERAKEMKLEQFNLGVVSTNEPAKRLYESMGFKTYGIEKRAIKMNGVYSDDEHMVLFF